The following proteins come from a genomic window of Pseudomonas cichorii:
- a CDS encoding MFS transporter produces the protein MTTIPQSRQGRVFETDLPARLDRLPWGRFHTLLVIALGITWLLDGLEVTLAGSVAGALKDSPVLKLSNSDIGLAGAVYITGAVLGALFFGWLTDRLGRRKLFFITLLLYVGATAATAFSFNLWSFLLFRFLTGMGIGGEYTAINSTIQEFTPARYRGWVDLSINGTFWLGAALGAGGSILLLDPQWLGGELGWRLCFGIGAILGLFILLMRLWLPESPRWLLIHDRPEEARRIVERIEADMRRQGHVLPEPQGRPLRLQARDHTPLGEIARTLLVTFRQRSLVGLTLLTAQAFFYNAIFFTYALVLTEFYGVPSAQVGWYVLPLALGNFCGPLLLGRLFDVIGRRIMISSTYAIAGVLLTISGYLFAQGLLDVRQQAIAWMVIFFFASAAASSAYLTVSETFPLEIRALAIAVFYAFGTGLGGIIGPTLFGQLIETQDRDNVLIGYLIGAGLMMIAALVQAIWGAAAERKSLEEVARPLSQVRGQEASDRSA, from the coding sequence ATGACCACCATTCCGCAATCCCGGCAGGGGCGTGTCTTCGAGACGGATCTGCCTGCGCGGCTGGATCGGTTGCCGTGGGGCCGGTTTCATACTTTGCTGGTAATAGCCTTGGGGATCACCTGGCTGCTTGACGGCTTGGAGGTGACCCTGGCCGGCTCTGTGGCGGGTGCTCTGAAAGACAGCCCGGTTCTCAAGCTCTCCAACAGTGATATCGGCCTGGCCGGTGCGGTGTACATCACCGGTGCGGTGCTGGGTGCACTGTTCTTCGGTTGGCTGACCGACCGCCTCGGGCGTCGCAAGCTGTTTTTCATCACCTTGCTGCTGTATGTGGGGGCTACAGCCGCCACAGCGTTTTCATTCAATCTGTGGAGCTTCCTGCTGTTTCGCTTTTTGACCGGCATGGGCATTGGCGGTGAATACACCGCAATCAATTCGACCATTCAGGAGTTCACGCCCGCCCGCTACCGCGGTTGGGTGGACCTGAGTATCAATGGGACGTTCTGGCTGGGCGCAGCCCTTGGCGCCGGTGGTTCGATCCTGCTGCTGGACCCGCAGTGGCTGGGAGGCGAATTGGGTTGGCGGCTGTGTTTCGGCATTGGCGCCATTCTCGGACTGTTTATCCTGCTGATGCGTCTCTGGCTGCCGGAAAGCCCGCGCTGGCTGCTGATCCATGATCGACCCGAAGAAGCCAGGCGTATCGTGGAGCGGATCGAAGCCGATATGCGTCGTCAGGGGCATGTACTGCCCGAGCCACAAGGTCGACCGTTGCGTTTGCAGGCACGAGATCACACGCCGCTGGGGGAAATAGCCCGAACCCTGCTGGTGACTTTCCGTCAGCGTTCACTGGTCGGGCTGACCCTGTTGACGGCCCAGGCCTTTTTCTACAACGCGATTTTCTTTACCTACGCCCTGGTGCTCACCGAGTTCTATGGTGTCCCGTCAGCACAGGTCGGCTGGTATGTGCTGCCTTTGGCGCTGGGTAATTTCTGCGGGCCGCTGCTGCTGGGGAGACTGTTCGATGTCATCGGGCGGCGGATCATGATCAGCTCCACTTACGCGATTGCCGGTGTGCTGCTGACCATCAGTGGTTATCTGTTTGCTCAAGGGCTGCTGGATGTCAGACAGCAGGCCATTGCCTGGATGGTGATCTTCTTTTTTGCCTCGGCCGCTGCCAGTTCTGCTTACCTGACCGTGTCGGAAACTTTCCCGCTGGAGATTCGTGCCTTGGCCATTGCCGTGTTCTATGCCTTTGGCACTGGCCTGGGAGGCATCATTGGCCCGACGCTGTTCGGCCAACTGATAGAAACCCAGGATCGCGACAATGTGCTCATCGGCTATCTGATCGGGGCTGGGCTGATGATGATCGCTGCTCTGGTGCAGGCCATCTGGGGCGCGGCAGCCGAGCGCAAGTCGCTGGAGGAGGTTGCCCGGCCCCTTTCACAGGTCAGAGGGCAGGAGGCGTCTGATCGATCAGCCTGA
- the norR gene encoding nitric oxide reductase transcriptional regulator NorR, whose translation MTNLLLSALVPLVADLTRELPQEERYRRLLHALRQWLPCDAVALLRLEDDVLIPLAVDGLSPDTLGRRFRVQEHPRLRILLESQGPVRFSMDCDLPDPYDGLVEGHGQLEVHDCLGCALYFQDKPWGLITLDSLDPSSFGSVDLENLQAFASLAAATVMASDRISQLGRNYEEQRQLAEVYKRAAGGRAPRELIGQSAAHRRMQQEIQLVGNSPLTVLVTGETGVGKELVAESIHLHSSRAHKPLISLNCAALPETLVESELFGHVKGAFSGAVNGRSGKFELADGGTLFLDEVGELPLPVQSKLLRVLQSGQLQRVGSDQEHRVDVRIIAATNRDLAEEVRSGRFRADLYHRLSVYPLHVPPLRERGRDVLLLAGYFLEENRMRMGLRSLRLNAEAQKLLLAHAWPGNVRELEHLISRAVLKALSGHADRPRILTIEAHALGLDDQLPGTPVASVPDAGLAIAAGQGLKEAVDAYQRALIVDALERHQGKWVEVARELSVDRANLSRLAKRLGVR comes from the coding sequence ATGACCAATCTCTTGCTGTCGGCGTTGGTGCCTCTGGTGGCCGACCTCACCCGCGAGCTGCCGCAAGAGGAGCGCTATCGACGCCTGTTGCATGCCTTGCGCCAATGGCTGCCTTGCGATGCCGTGGCATTGCTCAGGCTTGAAGACGATGTACTGATCCCGCTGGCTGTCGATGGTTTGAGCCCTGACACTCTGGGGCGCCGGTTCCGGGTGCAGGAGCATCCCCGGCTCAGGATACTGCTGGAAAGCCAGGGACCGGTGCGTTTCTCCATGGATTGCGACCTGCCTGACCCTTATGACGGTCTGGTGGAAGGGCATGGCCAACTGGAGGTGCATGACTGTCTGGGATGCGCGCTGTATTTTCAGGACAAGCCCTGGGGGCTTATCACTCTGGACTCTCTGGACCCTTCCAGTTTCGGCAGTGTGGACCTTGAGAATCTGCAGGCATTTGCCAGCCTGGCTGCTGCAACCGTCATGGCCAGTGACCGGATCAGCCAGTTGGGTCGCAACTATGAAGAGCAGCGGCAACTGGCCGAGGTCTACAAACGGGCAGCAGGCGGTCGGGCACCGCGTGAACTGATCGGCCAGAGTGCTGCGCACAGGCGTATGCAGCAGGAAATACAGCTGGTCGGCAACAGCCCGCTGACCGTGCTGGTCACCGGCGAAACCGGGGTCGGCAAGGAGTTGGTCGCCGAGTCGATCCACTTGCATTCCTCAAGGGCGCACAAGCCCTTGATCAGTCTCAACTGCGCGGCCCTGCCTGAAACCCTGGTAGAAAGCGAACTGTTCGGACACGTCAAGGGCGCGTTCTCCGGTGCGGTCAATGGTCGTAGCGGCAAGTTCGAGCTGGCTGACGGCGGCACGCTGTTTCTGGATGAGGTGGGCGAGTTGCCGCTGCCGGTACAGTCAAAGCTGCTGCGTGTACTGCAAAGCGGCCAGTTGCAGCGGGTCGGCTCTGATCAGGAACATCGTGTGGATGTGCGCATCATCGCCGCTACCAACCGGGATCTGGCCGAGGAAGTCCGGTCAGGGCGTTTCCGCGCTGATCTCTACCATCGGCTGAGCGTCTATCCTCTGCACGTGCCGCCTCTGCGCGAGCGGGGGCGTGATGTGTTGCTGCTGGCCGGCTATTTCCTGGAAGAGAACCGCATGCGCATGGGGCTGCGCAGCCTGCGACTCAATGCCGAGGCCCAGAAGCTGTTGCTTGCCCATGCATGGCCCGGCAATGTGCGTGAACTGGAGCACTTGATCAGCCGTGCGGTTCTCAAGGCCTTGTCTGGCCATGCGGACAGGCCGCGGATCCTGACCATCGAAGCCCATGCCCTTGGGCTCGACGATCAACTGCCAGGCACACCGGTGGCCAGTGTGCCGGACGCGGGCCTTGCGATCGCCGCAGGGCAGGGGCTCAAGGAGGCTGTGGACGCTTATCAGCGAGCATTGATTGTCGATGCGCTTGAGCGGCATCAAGGCAAATGGGTCGAGGTGGCGCGGGAATTATCGGTGGATCGGGCAAACTTGAGTCGTCTTGCCAAACGTTTGGGAGTTCGCTGA
- the mrdA gene encoding penicillin-binding protein 2, which produces MPNPIPLKDHETESRLVNLRVVACALLVITLSCCLIARMYFLQVIEFDYHSTISENNRVHVLPIPPERGLIYDRNGVVLADNRPSFNLTLTRERANDWHKVIDELMSILSLPDEDRILFEKELKQVRHPFEPATLLYELTEEQIALLAVNQFRLPGVDVAPQFIRHYPLGAHFAHSIGYVGRINEKESKQLDTDYRGTQSIGKTGIERFYESELHGHVGYEEVETNAQGRVLRVLKHTDPTPGKNITLSLDVHLQEAAEKALGDRRGSVVALDPATGEVLAMVSKPSFDPNLFVTGISFKQYAALRDSIDRPLFNRVLRGLYAPGSTVKPEVAIAGLDTGVVNASTRVFDPGYFQLPDFDHKYRNWNHSGDGWVDMDTAIMRSNDTYFYTLAHKLGIDRLHDYMAMFGLGQKVSLDMFEESAGLMPSREWKRATRRQAWFPGETVILGIGQGYMQVTPLQLAQATSLIASKGVWHRPHLAVEVGNVAPVDEHPMPNIVLHDPNEWNQVNLGMQMVMHDPRGIARDAAKGVQYHIAGKSGTAQVVAIKQGERYNRLKTLERNRDNALFVGFAPAEHPKIVVSVMIENGEAGGRVAGPVVREVLDAWLLDDAGKLKPQYAAPGKAEGPPHA; this is translated from the coding sequence ATGCCCAATCCCATTCCTCTGAAGGATCATGAGACAGAGAGTCGCCTGGTCAATTTGCGTGTAGTGGCCTGTGCGTTGCTGGTCATAACATTGAGTTGTTGCCTGATCGCTCGCATGTACTTTCTGCAAGTCATCGAGTTCGACTATCACTCCACCATCTCCGAAAACAATCGGGTGCATGTGCTGCCGATACCGCCGGAGCGCGGCTTGATCTATGACCGCAATGGCGTGGTGCTGGCCGACAACCGTCCCAGCTTCAATCTGACCCTGACCCGCGAGCGTGCCAACGACTGGCACAAGGTCATCGACGAGTTGATGAGCATCCTGTCGCTCCCCGACGAGGACCGCATCCTCTTCGAGAAAGAGCTGAAACAGGTACGCCACCCGTTTGAACCCGCCACCTTGCTCTACGAATTGACTGAAGAGCAGATCGCCTTGCTGGCGGTCAATCAGTTCCGCTTGCCGGGTGTCGATGTGGCGCCGCAGTTCATTCGCCACTATCCCCTCGGTGCGCACTTTGCTCATTCGATTGGCTATGTCGGGCGTATCAACGAGAAAGAATCCAAACAGCTGGACACCGATTACCGTGGCACCCAGTCCATAGGCAAGACCGGCATCGAGCGTTTCTACGAGTCCGAACTGCATGGGCATGTGGGCTATGAAGAAGTCGAGACCAATGCCCAGGGCCGTGTATTACGAGTGCTCAAGCACACCGATCCGACCCCGGGCAAGAACATCACCCTGAGCCTGGATGTGCATTTGCAGGAGGCGGCCGAGAAGGCTCTGGGTGATCGCCGTGGTTCGGTGGTGGCGCTGGACCCTGCAACGGGTGAAGTGCTGGCGATGGTCAGCAAACCCAGCTTCGACCCCAATCTGTTCGTGACCGGCATCAGCTTCAAGCAGTACGCCGCGCTGCGTGATTCCATCGACCGGCCATTGTTCAACCGGGTGCTGCGGGGCCTGTATGCGCCCGGTTCGACGGTCAAGCCCGAGGTGGCGATTGCCGGGCTTGATACAGGCGTGGTCAATGCTTCTACCCGGGTGTTCGATCCTGGGTATTTCCAGTTGCCGGATTTCGATCACAAATACCGTAACTGGAACCACAGCGGCGATGGCTGGGTGGACATGGACACCGCGATCATGCGTTCCAACGACACCTATTTCTACACCCTGGCCCACAAGCTGGGCATCGACCGCCTGCATGACTACATGGCCATGTTCGGTCTGGGCCAGAAAGTCTCGCTGGACATGTTCGAGGAATCTGCAGGTCTGATGCCTTCGCGGGAGTGGAAGCGGGCGACGCGCCGTCAGGCCTGGTTCCCCGGCGAAACAGTGATTCTGGGCATTGGCCAGGGCTACATGCAGGTCACGCCGCTGCAACTGGCTCAGGCGACTTCATTGATCGCCAGCAAGGGCGTCTGGCATCGTCCGCACTTGGCTGTCGAGGTGGGGAATGTGGCGCCGGTGGATGAACATCCGATGCCCAATATCGTGCTGCATGATCCGAACGAATGGAATCAGGTCAATCTGGGCATGCAAATGGTCATGCACGATCCGCGTGGAATTGCCCGTGACGCGGCCAAGGGCGTGCAGTATCACATCGCTGGCAAGAGCGGCACCGCGCAGGTGGTGGCGATCAAGCAGGGTGAGCGATACAACCGCCTCAAGACTCTGGAGCGCAACCGGGACAACGCCTTGTTCGTCGGCTTCGCCCCGGCCGAGCATCCGAAAATCGTGGTTTCCGTCATGATCGAGAACGGCGAGGCGGGAGGCCGGGTTGCGGGGCCTGTGGTCAGGGAAGTCCTCGATGCCTGGTTGCTGGACGATGCCGGCAAGCTCAAGCCGCAATATGCAGCGCCGGGCAAGGCTGAAGGTCCTCCCCATGCGTGA
- a CDS encoding SDR family oxidoreductase: MIVVTGATGQLGRLVIEQLLKRVPASTIVAAVRSPEKAADLAALGVQIRHADYSQPSTLDGALAGAHTVLLISSSEVGQRLPQHQAVIDAAKRADVKLLAYTSLLHADTSVLGLAQEHTETESALRDSGLPTVILRNGWYHENYTAGIPAALGLGSVYGCAGDGLISSAARQDYAEAAAVVLTSNENQAGRVYELAGDESYTLTDFAAQLSQQSGKTLPYVNLTQADYQGALENAGLPQPIAHLLADSDSGASKGALYDDSRQLSTLTGRATTPVSVSIAAALAG; this comes from the coding sequence ATGATCGTCGTCACAGGTGCAACCGGCCAGCTTGGCCGTCTCGTCATTGAACAACTGCTCAAGCGCGTTCCGGCTTCAACGATCGTCGCGGCTGTACGCAGCCCGGAAAAAGCCGCCGACCTCGCGGCGCTGGGCGTGCAGATTCGCCATGCGGACTATTCGCAGCCTTCTACGCTCGACGGTGCCCTGGCCGGTGCGCACACGGTGCTGCTGATCTCGTCCAGCGAAGTAGGCCAGCGCCTGCCACAGCACCAGGCCGTGATCGACGCCGCCAAACGTGCCGATGTCAAATTGCTAGCCTACACCAGCCTTCTCCATGCCGATACTTCTGTATTGGGCCTGGCACAAGAGCACACCGAAACCGAAAGTGCCTTGCGCGACAGCGGCCTACCTACCGTTATTCTGCGCAATGGCTGGTACCACGAAAACTACACAGCAGGCATCCCTGCAGCCCTGGGCCTCGGTTCGGTCTATGGATGCGCAGGCGATGGCCTCATCAGTTCGGCAGCCCGCCAGGACTATGCAGAAGCCGCCGCAGTGGTCCTGACTTCAAACGAGAACCAGGCAGGTCGTGTCTACGAGCTGGCTGGCGATGAGTCCTACACCCTGACCGACTTCGCCGCGCAGTTGTCGCAACAGAGCGGAAAAACCCTGCCTTACGTGAACCTCACACAGGCCGATTATCAGGGCGCGCTGGAAAACGCCGGTTTGCCCCAACCGATTGCTCACCTGCTGGCCGATTCCGACAGCGGCGCATCCAAAGGCGCGCTCTATGATGACAGCCGTCAGCTCAGCACTCTCACAGGCCGCGCCACCACGCCGGTATCAGTGAGCATTGCTGCTGCCCTGGCTGGATAA
- a CDS encoding RcnB family protein, which translates to MNSKSLTACMALLGCFAITTLPTQAAQRVEASSTIYQELDVGSLVPQRFQSSKAAMDDWKAKGLKSPGINSQWVRIQDKYALVQISTGKVLEIVEAPR; encoded by the coding sequence ATGAATAGCAAATCATTGACCGCCTGCATGGCACTGCTGGGCTGCTTCGCCATCACCACCCTGCCCACTCAGGCGGCACAACGGGTTGAAGCATCCAGCACCATCTATCAGGAACTGGACGTCGGCTCACTGGTGCCACAAAGATTCCAGAGCTCCAAGGCCGCCATGGACGACTGGAAAGCCAAAGGCCTGAAGTCACCAGGTATCAATAGCCAGTGGGTGCGCATTCAGGACAAATACGCCCTTGTGCAGATCAGTACCGGCAAAGTTCTGGAGATTGTCGAAGCGCCGAGATGA
- a CDS encoding DUF6555 family protein: MALPKHYRIDYLLNGTFKSFYIRADNMDNAEAWHHASVDAGLARIPKYRLEKVPRVTKPHAEHFGITNVEWVKT, encoded by the coding sequence ATGGCACTGCCCAAACACTACCGGATTGATTACTTATTAAACGGAACGTTCAAGAGTTTTTATATCCGTGCCGATAATATGGACAACGCCGAGGCATGGCACCACGCAAGTGTAGACGCCGGTCTGGCTCGTATTCCCAAATACCGACTGGAGAAAGTACCCCGTGTAACGAAGCCACATGCTGAACATTTTGGCATCACCAATGTTGAGTGGGTAAAAACCTGA
- a CDS encoding RcnB family protein: MNSKSLIACMALLGCFSFTSLPVQAEQKVEESADNMHELELGSRAPQQFQRPDAAISDWKSKGLAEPAKESQWVRINDKYVRVQITNGQIVDIVPVSKK, encoded by the coding sequence ATGAACAGCAAATCGTTGATCGCCTGTATGGCCCTGCTGGGCTGCTTCTCTTTCACCAGCCTGCCTGTACAGGCGGAGCAGAAAGTCGAAGAGTCCGCAGACAACATGCACGAACTGGAACTGGGCTCACGGGCACCGCAGCAATTCCAGCGCCCCGACGCCGCCATCAGCGACTGGAAAAGCAAAGGCCTCGCCGAGCCCGCCAAAGAAAGCCAGTGGGTGCGGATCAATGACAAATATGTCCGCGTGCAGATCACCAATGGGCAAATCGTCGATATCGTTCCTGTCTCGAAAAAGTAA
- a CDS encoding MFS transporter, giving the protein MPPASSATLSIRSERLHTGFVIAWLFCVLFYFIQYSLRSAPGVMMPELTQAFGKDVVAIGALIGLYYYTYSVFSILAGAALDRLGAKYVIPLGILMVASGAALFGLGELQAAQIGRLLQGAGSACSFIGAVYLATHGFPSRYLATAVGFTQCFGMLGGFAGQFGVGPLIHGTILWEQFWFISAACLAVVAILVLIATPKGHDPGPVNSSGSAGSLLTPYKQVLSNPQSYLCGFSAGLLFLPTTIGDMIWGVPFLREGLSISYAEAVNRSSMVPLGWVIGCPLLGYISDRMGRRKPVMLAGALLMLVSCAAILYLPAGIAPPYLFGLLLGIGSGAAMIPYTIIKEVNPDNVKGSATGAINFLVFTFSALLTPVFGHLLTRIAAGGDLSLSVFQQAGSYLLAGIVIAMVLAVFLRETGPQGK; this is encoded by the coding sequence ATGCCACCCGCCTCCTCCGCAACCTTGTCCATACGCTCAGAGCGGTTGCATACGGGCTTTGTCATTGCCTGGCTGTTCTGCGTCCTCTTCTACTTCATTCAGTATTCGCTACGCTCTGCGCCCGGCGTGATGATGCCGGAGCTGACCCAGGCATTCGGCAAGGATGTGGTGGCAATCGGCGCCCTGATCGGGCTCTATTACTACACCTACTCGGTATTCTCGATCCTAGCGGGCGCTGCACTGGATCGCCTGGGTGCCAAGTATGTGATTCCTCTGGGCATCCTGATGGTCGCCTCAGGTGCAGCTCTGTTCGGCCTCGGCGAATTGCAGGCCGCGCAGATCGGGCGCCTGCTGCAGGGCGCAGGTTCGGCCTGTTCCTTTATCGGAGCGGTCTATCTGGCCACCCACGGTTTTCCGTCGCGCTATCTGGCAACCGCCGTGGGGTTTACCCAATGCTTCGGCATGCTGGGCGGTTTTGCCGGGCAGTTCGGGGTCGGGCCACTGATTCACGGCACGATCCTCTGGGAGCAGTTCTGGTTCATTTCCGCAGCCTGCCTGGCGGTGGTTGCGATTCTGGTACTGATCGCGACGCCCAAAGGTCATGATCCTGGGCCGGTCAACAGCAGTGGTTCGGCAGGTTCGCTGCTCACGCCATACAAACAGGTGCTGAGCAACCCTCAGTCCTATCTCTGTGGCTTCAGCGCAGGCCTGCTGTTTCTGCCGACTACCATAGGCGACATGATCTGGGGTGTTCCCTTCTTGCGCGAAGGTTTGTCCATCAGCTATGCCGAGGCGGTGAATCGCAGCAGCATGGTTCCGCTGGGTTGGGTGATCGGCTGTCCGTTGCTGGGCTATATTTCGGACCGGATGGGTCGGCGCAAGCCGGTCATGCTGGCCGGTGCCTTGCTGATGCTGGTGTCCTGTGCCGCGATTCTGTATCTGCCCGCCGGCATCGCCCCGCCTTACCTGTTCGGTTTGCTGCTGGGCATTGGTTCGGGAGCCGCGATGATTCCCTACACCATCATCAAGGAGGTCAACCCGGACAACGTGAAAGGCAGTGCAACCGGTGCTATCAACTTTCTGGTGTTTACCTTCAGCGCCCTGCTGACACCGGTATTCGGCCATCTGCTGACCCGAATCGCCGCAGGTGGCGACCTGTCCCTTTCGGTCTTCCAGCAGGCAGGCAGCTACCTGCTGGCGGGTATCGTGATCGCCATGGTGCTGGCCGTTTTCCTGCGAGAAACCGGCCCGCAAGGCAAATGA
- a CDS encoding Lrp/AsnC family transcriptional regulator — MTDQALSLTDVRILTALQQDGRVTNQTLAEHLGMSASPCWRRVKQLEEHRYILSYKAVLDRRKIGLGVMVFIRVSIDSHSEAEAKKFEQEVMQLEDVVACYSIGGDADFLLQVVARDLDSFADFAMTAIRRLPGIKEMQSMFVLKEIKPFVSFPVKGPQA; from the coding sequence ATGACCGATCAAGCGCTGAGTCTGACAGATGTCCGGATTCTCACGGCTTTGCAGCAGGATGGCAGGGTCACCAACCAGACCCTGGCCGAGCATCTCGGTATGTCGGCTTCACCCTGCTGGCGCCGGGTAAAACAACTGGAAGAACATCGCTATATCCTGAGTTACAAGGCGGTGCTGGACCGACGCAAGATCGGGCTCGGTGTCATGGTGTTCATACGGGTCAGTATCGACAGCCACAGCGAGGCCGAAGCGAAGAAGTTCGAGCAGGAGGTCATGCAACTGGAGGATGTGGTGGCGTGTTACAGCATCGGTGGCGATGCGGATTTCCTGTTGCAGGTGGTGGCGCGGGATCTGGATTCGTTTGCCGACTTTGCCATGACCGCCATCCGGAGGTTACCTGGTATCAAGGAAATGCAGAGCATGTTCGTGCTCAAGGAGATCAAGCCTTTTGTATCCTTCCCTGTCAAAGGCCCTCAAGCCTGA
- a CDS encoding LysE family translocator, with amino-acid sequence MLDMTQILTYSAALGIAAAIPGPGMAALVARSVSGGTLSGFCLLCGLILGDLTYLSFAVFGLALIAEHFNALFQVVRWGAALYLCYLAWQFWFADHQAMESGKKTAKKELLSAALSGLTITLSNPKTIAFYLALLPLAINLEAVSLKTWALVLVPLTVLVLLAFGALFIFAAVRIRHLLSGQSAQRKLFRGAAAIMLMAAASMLAR; translated from the coding sequence ATGCTGGATATGACCCAAATACTGACTTATTCGGCTGCCCTGGGCATTGCCGCCGCCATTCCCGGCCCCGGTATGGCAGCACTGGTAGCGCGCAGCGTCAGTGGCGGCACGCTTTCAGGCTTTTGCCTGCTGTGCGGGCTGATCCTGGGTGATTTGACCTACCTATCGTTTGCAGTCTTCGGGCTGGCACTCATCGCCGAGCACTTCAACGCGCTGTTTCAGGTGGTGCGCTGGGGCGCGGCCCTGTATCTCTGCTATCTGGCCTGGCAGTTCTGGTTCGCCGACCATCAGGCCATGGAGTCAGGCAAGAAAACCGCAAAGAAGGAGTTGCTGTCCGCAGCCCTCTCCGGGCTGACCATCACGCTGAGCAATCCGAAAACCATCGCCTTCTACCTGGCGCTTCTGCCGCTGGCCATCAATCTGGAAGCTGTCTCGTTAAAAACCTGGGCGCTGGTGCTGGTTCCGCTTACCGTCCTGGTGCTACTGGCTTTCGGAGCGCTGTTCATTTTTGCAGCCGTCCGAATCCGCCATTTACTCTCGGGCCAGTCCGCTCAGCGAAAGCTGTTTCGCGGCGCAGCGGCAATCATGCTGATGGCCGCTGCATCGATGCTGGCCCGTTGA
- a CDS encoding winged helix-turn-helix transcriptional regulator yields the protein MSHLLSDPRSSESSNAICGRQGELMAAECPSRSVLSHVCSRWGVLVLVVLRDGTHRFSEIRRKIGGVSEKMLAQTLQNLEYDGFVDRKSLPVVPPHVEYRLTPMGEEIALQVETMARWIEGNMPRIMQAREATAEPLLE from the coding sequence ATGAGCCACCTTCTAAGTGACCCTCGGTCTTCCGAGTCATCGAACGCTATCTGCGGGCGTCAGGGTGAGCTGATGGCCGCCGAGTGCCCGTCACGCAGTGTGCTCAGTCATGTGTGCAGCCGCTGGGGGGTATTGGTGCTGGTGGTGTTGCGCGATGGAACCCATCGTTTCAGCGAGATCCGCCGCAAGATCGGTGGCGTCAGCGAAAAAATGCTCGCCCAGACCCTGCAGAATCTGGAATACGATGGCTTTGTGGACCGCAAGTCCTTGCCGGTGGTGCCGCCTCATGTCGAGTATCGCCTGACGCCCATGGGGGAGGAGATCGCCTTGCAGGTCGAAACCATGGCTCGCTGGATAGAAGGAAACATGCCACGCATCATGCAGGCCCGTGAAGCCACGGCCGAGCCGCTGCTGGAGTAG